A genomic window from Pseudocitrobacter corydidari includes:
- a CDS encoding carbohydrate porin, with amino-acid sequence MKKTTLSIAIGLLLVANTGVAKPRTMTLEQRLEMLENRLEAAENRATQAENKVQQLQVQQAAEIKEIKAAQGNTAVNGQQSADETRKNASAPVLNLSGYGDIKFYGDVEFNMDAESKHGMLAATNANLSSDPTNEQWNLNGRIALGFDGIRKMSNGYYAGFSAQPLADMTGSMNLDDAMFYFGQENDWKIKVGRFEAYDMFPLNQDTFVEHSGNTANDLYDDGSGYIYMMKEGRGRSDAGGNFLLSKQIDNWYFEVNSLLEDGTSLYQEGEFHGRDMEQQKNVIYLRPVIAYSQDEFSISAAMESNVINNAYGYTGKDGHFVDQSDRTGYGLTMTWNGQKSDPENGIVVNLNTAYLDANNEKDFTAAANALWRNFELGYIYAHNTIDDYAGLIKHDDDDWIYNEGTYDIHTIHASYLIPNVMNMQNFNIYLGAYYSMINSDNDNAENHTGNDDRYGARVRFKYYF; translated from the coding sequence ATGAAGAAAACAACATTATCTATCGCCATTGGTTTGTTGTTAGTGGCAAACACCGGTGTTGCTAAACCAAGAACAATGACGTTAGAACAGCGTCTTGAAATGCTTGAAAACCGTCTGGAAGCTGCGGAAAACCGCGCGACTCAGGCAGAAAATAAAGTTCAGCAGCTTCAGGTACAGCAGGCCGCTGAAATTAAAGAAATTAAGGCCGCGCAAGGTAATACGGCGGTCAACGGGCAGCAATCTGCGGATGAAACTCGTAAAAATGCTTCTGCGCCAGTGCTGAACCTGTCTGGTTATGGCGATATTAAATTCTATGGCGACGTGGAATTCAACATGGATGCGGAAAGTAAGCATGGCATGTTGGCCGCCACAAATGCGAATTTAAGCAGCGACCCAACCAATGAACAGTGGAACCTGAACGGTCGTATTGCTCTGGGCTTCGATGGCATCCGTAAGATGAGTAACGGTTATTATGCTGGATTCTCTGCGCAACCATTGGCCGATATGACTGGCTCCATGAACCTCGATGATGCGATGTTCTACTTCGGTCAGGAAAATGACTGGAAAATCAAAGTCGGCCGTTTCGAAGCATACGATATGTTCCCACTTAATCAGGATACTTTCGTAGAACATTCCGGTAATACCGCGAATGACCTTTATGACGACGGTAGCGGCTACATCTATATGATGAAAGAAGGTCGCGGTCGTTCCGATGCAGGTGGTAACTTCCTGTTAAGCAAACAGATTGATAACTGGTATTTTGAAGTGAACAGTCTGCTGGAAGACGGTACATCGCTTTATCAGGAGGGTGAATTCCACGGACGTGATATGGAACAGCAGAAAAACGTGATTTATCTGCGTCCAGTTATTGCCTACTCGCAGGATGAATTCTCTATTTCTGCGGCGATGGAATCGAACGTTATTAATAACGCGTACGGCTATACTGGTAAAGACGGTCACTTTGTCGATCAGTCCGACCGTACTGGTTACGGCTTAACCATGACCTGGAACGGCCAGAAATCCGATCCGGAAAACGGTATTGTGGTTAACCTGAACACCGCGTATCTGGATGCTAACAATGAAAAAGACTTCACTGCGGCAGCAAACGCCCTGTGGAGAAACTTCGAGCTGGGCTATATCTACGCGCATAACACCATCGATGATTATGCTGGTCTGATTAAGCACGACGACGACGACTGGATTTATAACGAAGGCACTTACGATATTCATACCATCCACGCTTCTTATTTGATTCCGAATGTTATGAATATGCAAAACTTCAATATTTACCTGGGTGCATACTACTCTATGATTAACAGCGATAACGATAACGCTGAAAATCACACGGGTAACGACGACCGCTACGGTGCTCGCGTTCGCTTCAAATATTACTTCTAA